Part of the Hevea brasiliensis isolate MT/VB/25A 57/8 chromosome 16, ASM3005281v1, whole genome shotgun sequence genome is shown below.
TGCCTTGATCAAACAAGTGGTTTAATTACTATGTAATTAATATTAGAGTTGGGTCTATGACTCATGAAATggtgaatataacttgtgaacaTTTAAGAAGCTATTTTATTACATGCGTAGGCTTGTTCATACATCCCAGTTCAATATAAAGGACCAACTTATTCCAACAATCAAAAGACCAGTACAAATTATTTCATTGAAGAACTCCTCCATGCTAGCTTTTCTCATCAGGCACTACAAGAGAAATGCGAAGTTAGCACACGATAATAGACCTAGTCACGgtttgatttaaatttaaaaccaatttaattttaaattgaatcagAATCAATTAGATCAGCCtgattttaagttaaatatatggccggtggttaaaagttgagatatTTACTTGGAACAGTCGAATATTGGAGAAATCGGAGGCAGAGAGATGTTCACGTGACACTTTCTTGGAAGGATAGGTACGAGACTGTAATCAATTCCTTGGTGCGATGAGGCATAGTTCTCAAGACACCGGCAAATAGCCTCTCGATTCGACTTATTGTTGGAGAAGTTTGCCAGATATTTCACACCACGGCAGCATGTATCAGATGGATTGTCCTGTCTACCCATCAGATAAGGAACGCAAGGGGTGAGTTCGGAGATAATACCATCGCAAGATGGTAAAGGGTCTCCTGAGGCTGACACTGTAACCAGCAAGAGAATGGTTAAAACACCGGCTTCGTGCTTCATGCTTTCTTTTTTCCAAGTCCTTCTTGCGTGAAGTTTTCAGACAACCTTGTGTGGATTTGATTTGATATGTGAAGAAGTTGGGGGAATTTATAGGAGTTGGCATGTGGGTAGTTTTTAATCTGCATATTACAATGTATATTTCATGCTCCAGGGAGTCAGGACTATAGGTGAGATTTTGGCGCCAGAAATGAGTCTTTCTTTCCTTGCTTGCTCTGCTGCTGCCAATTGCCATCACAAGCTTGTTATGAGCCAAAAATGAGAGAATTGTAAAGAGGTGCTTTTGATTAGCATTAACATTGCTGTTTTCACTCGGGTGGCGCAATACTTATGAAATGACCTATCTTCctttcatttgaaaaaaaaaattattatttccaGGAAGAGCTTAATATATTAAGCTGAAAATCCCTTCAATTCATTAAACTTAAAACTGAAATTCAATAATTAATCTGAACTAAACAATAGTCTTGAACTAGCTGGACCAAATTACATAGAAGCTAGCATGAAAATCATCATGGCATTGGAACATCAATATCGCCAAGATGTTCTCCTTGTTCTTGTTCAGTATCCTCAAGATTTGAAGCGTTGTACATATCCATCTCAAAGGTGACAGCCATGTGagattgaaaagaaaacaatgcaACCATGACTAATGATACATACTAAAACATTCAAGAAACAgatatttgaataaataaattaaaaaatcgtCATTTAATAATTGAATAACGTTTAACGAGTAATCAGTATTTATACGCTGATAATGGTCCTTGTGAGTTTTGAAGGCCAAAATAAGACAAGAATTGATTtagaaaaggctataaaatgtttgACAGCTTCAAAGCAAGATAACAAGTACACACAAACAAGGCAAAAGCCACTTGATTTCCTGTGTTTGATCAAAATTTAGTGGTATTCCAATTCCATGTAAAAACATACCAAAAATCCAATCAGACACATCATCACCAACTGTAAATTCATATTCACATGaacaaattataaatttaaaataccaCATATAAAACAAACTGCAGCAATGGTGTTCATCTATCTTCTTGCAGATAATGAAGACGAAGAAGCAGATGATGGCAAAGAAGGGGTAGTAGCTGTGGAGGAAACCTCCGGTGAATTTCGACACAGAGGACATGTCggattcattttaagccattcaTCGATACAATCAGCATGGAAATAATGGTTGCATTCAGGTATAGTCCTTAATGTCTCCTTAGGTTGATACTCAGATAAACATATCGGGCAAGTGCTGTCATTAGGCTTAGGCAATCGTCGACTTTCGCCCAGTAAAGTTTTAGGGTATGATTCTATGGTTGGTCCGTCCAGTCCACCTATCAAAATGCTTGGTGGGTTCGCCAATGCGATGGTGACTTCTGAGCTCGACTGGTGGCTCCGGCTATAATTCCTCACTCTGCCACATAAGTAACAACCAAGTCCAATTATGCACATAAGTGCTGGTATTCCAACCCCTATTATTATGCCATATTTTGCGCTCCTTGGGAGACCTGCCAAAGCAAATTACAATTCCAATCAACTCAAAGAGAATTTATTAAAATCCCTTGTACGAATGAGCTTTGGTCCTGAACAGGATGATATCATATGAGACGAAATTTAATATTCTAAATTTGGTGTCATAAACATCAGAAAAATTCTAATGTAACGTCATATGACTTTGAAGCTTGAATCCAACAAAGGGTGCAAAATTTCCAGTCATACCAGAATTTGACACTAAAACCAGAATTTGACATTAATTCTACCGAGTTGAGATAAgggtaaaataaaaatatatatatcttaatttgTTCAGAATGatgaataattttaaataaattaattttttaaaaataacagATAAAATtagattataataatattatataatttatattttaaatttataataatagatcgattaaaaaaaaaaaaaagctttccaCAATATTTCCTGATAGTCAGAATGCTAAGCCCTTTGATTATTCCAGTTCTTGTGCAACAAAACACCAACGCTGCAGTCCAACACCGTTTCCATCAGCTTACCATCAAACTACAATTATTCATCATAAAACAAGCTAGTCACGTGGCATTATAAATAAGTCGACGTCCACGTGGTTGCTCCTACACGATGCCTTACGTTGCCAGTAATTTTTCCCTTATTTTGAATAGTAACATTTTGTTTGACTTTTTATGTTCATCGTCTTTCTCCCTGGTTTTTCTGGTTTCATTTCATCATCCTTCAACTCGGGTACTATGAATTTGGAAAGTAATATAAGAATTTGATAAAGTGATTGAAAACATACCACGGTCATTGCTTGGTAGATCAAAGCATCCAATATCAAGACTCCCAGCATCTTTGAACCCACAAGTCCCACCGTTCAATTTGCATCCACCACAATCCGGTGTAGTCCATATCAACGAGGAATCTCCTTCGGGATAGCGAGGCCAAAAGACCGGAACGTCGACCATGTTCTCCATCACTATACATGAAGGTATCGGCGGCAAGTATCCATGTAAACCAGTAGGCATGGCCACAACCGTGAAGTTATCATTGCTAAGACAATTAATCCGCCTTGCGGAAGAAGGTAAGGATGCGGAGATGGAAAAATTCGATGAACAATTAAGAAACGAGAAGGCGCCATTAAGCTCCGTACTGAAAGGTGATCCCGAGAGACTAAAATTGTGGAGGAGGCGCTCTGCGAAGCAGTTTCCAGGGTCTGTAATGCGAATCTCTTGAATTTGATAATCGATGGATTGGACGATGAAGTTGCCGGAGCGAGGGAGATTAAGGATTGTTTGGCCTCTTTCATTGCAGGAAAGATTGAAACCTGGGTAGCCGCATCCATCGCCGTCAAGCCCGAAAGGGAATCGAACCTCCGGGCTGATAGGACTACAGAAATCCTCGCAGAATTGAAGTGTAAGACATATTTtgagaaaggaaagaaagaagaagagagttaAGACAGGCATAGTAACTATGTACAGGTGGTTTTATCTGGTTAGCGAAGAAGGGTGTTTTATTGATAGCAATAGCATTTGGTTAAGGTTTGTTTACAGGAGGTCGTGTGTTTATGTTTTTGTGTTGTATGGCTGGAGTCAGCGAATGGCGAGtcaactttttcttttattttttttattttttaattttgctTTTCAAGCTTCTTACTTTTACTGTTTTTAAGAAAAACTTTAGTTAAAAAGTCTGCCGGGAAAAAACTTATTATGGGTCTTTTTCTCCTTGTTGGAATAATATATATGCCACATTAAGTCAAAGCTTtcctcttattattattattattattattattattattattttaaattgaaaaccCAATAGAGTGATAGAATGCTTTTGACTTTCTGGAATCATTGAATGGGTCAAGCTGAAAGTAGAAAAATACACacaaaaattaaacaaatttaacttaaaaacgtttaatattatatattattaaaaatatttaattatttaaaatttttataattaaaatgtattaaattttattttaaattaatgtttaataatatttaattaacataTATTAAACAAAACGCTGCCATGCCGAATTTTAAAAGCTGCTTTTATTTTAAGCTAAAATAAAAGGGAACTATAGAGCAGAGACGAGTGACAACTAACGAGGCATATCCAAACAACTCATAAATTGGAGGGAACGGAACGGATCAGACCGGACCATGAATCGTATAACTGGACGCACCCACTAAAACAATTCTGGCGGGAAAATGTCAGTGCAGTCCATTCCGTCGCCCATAAAACTCTGTTTACACCTTTTAATTTCCCAAACACTTCCTATTTCATCTTTTCTCTCTTTATAGAACTCGATCTTCGTCGATTCAATTCGATCTCTCACTCTCATCCACCATTACAATGATCTTCAAAACGGTTTAATCAAATTATATCTGGTACTTTCATTTGAGCACTTCCTCCATTATTTTCGGCCATAATTTAGGGTTTCTTGTTATTTGCCCAAGTGAAAATCTCCACTTTTTGAACTAAATTTTCAATAACATATTGTTCTACTTCATTGAATTTTAGGTACCGTGCTTAAAGTGTCTATTTTGTAGGCTCTCTTGTGCTAAAAGTTGAATTATTGTTTCTGTTGAAAAATGGATGGAGCTTTTGAGGACGAGAATGATCAGACTATAACCATCAATGAGTATCTTAACAAGGTTGAAGCCGAGGAGTTGGTAAttcttcctctctctttctcttgttCAATTTGGGTTATTTTGGGTCTCTTATCACGAGGCCAATGTTTGTGTTAGGCACAATTGAGAAATGAAAATCTTTCTTTCGTCCAGTGTGGGGATATTGGAAGTTGTGGAAAACAAATTGTTAGATAATTTTATTCAGTAGCTAAAGTGTGATCTTTTATTAGCCTTCATTTAGTTGTTTACTAAAATGCTGGCCAAATTATAGCTTAGGCTTAGCGTTTGAATTCTTCAATAAAAATTCATTTTTGTTTTTCGTACTTGTATGTATCCAGATGAAAGCTTTTCAACTATTGATTATATGATAGAAGATATAATGTGTTGATGCTCAATTACATATATGCTATGGAAATAACTGTCTTTGAATAGTATCTATTGAGCTTCTCTTAACTTATACTTTTGTTTTTATTTCTTGGGTGTTTACTTGCAAAGGAAGCGGATTTGGTTTTGGGCGGAGATGAGGGCAAAGAGTGCACCTATACTATGGGGTATATGAAGAGACAGGCAATTTTCTCTTGTCTGACTTGCGCTCCAGATGGGACTGCTGGGGTTTGCACTGCTTGCAGCTTGTATTGTCATGATGGCCATGAGGTACATTTTCTGGACTTTCTATCCCTTGTGGTGGTTCAATGCTGTTAATACAATGTCCAAAGCTTTACTTAATAAGTTATAAGCCCGAGTGAGAATTAAATATTcattgttgaaaaaaaaaaaaaaatttctaattcATTCTCTCTGTTTCTAGTTTCTACTGCCATTATAAGTTTGCACCGGTAGAGCTGGAATTAGGAATGGAATCTCACTATCTGTCTGGGGCTTTCACTTATTCATGTTTGTGCATACAAACATTATACTTTGAATAGAGCGATACTTGTTCGTATTATCCACCATATTTTCTCATTTTCGAAGAAGAAATCAAACTGCAATGGTCAAGATTCTTACCTGAATAGTATCCTGGACATCCTTAAAAATTGCATGTGCTATTTGATGTTTGGACTGTAATGATACTTGATTATCTAGTGATTGATGTAACAGTCTTATTGACAATTCAGTGTTGTGTCATTGTTATGTAAATGGGTTCATTTTGTTCAATGTATAGTCCATTATATCTTCTCCTGGACTGCATTGtgatattagattttttttttttttctgttttataCTTAATGGTATTTTCATGGCTGCTACATACAAAAGATTGTGGAGTTATGGACCAAGAGAAATTTTCGGTGTGACTGTGGAAATTCGAAATTTGGGGAGTTCTTTTGCAAGCTTTTCCCAAAGAAAGATGTAGAAAATGTGGATAATtcttataatcataatttcaaaggTTTATACTGCACTTGTGGTCGGCCCTATCCTGATCCAGATGTTGAAGAACAGGAAGAGATGATACAGTGCATCATGTGTGAGGACTGGTTTCATGAGGAACATCTTGGTCTTGAGCCTTCTAATGAGGTTGGTTGCTTGGGCTATTATCTATTGGTTCAATGTTTTTGCATGTTTCTTTGGTAATTACTTATTTGTAATTTTGTACTGTTTTCAGCCTTCAAGTGTTGGTGAAGTGTCTGGAAAATGCTTAAGTAGTAACCAGTCCTTGAATGCTTAAGTAGTAACCAGTCCTTGAATACTTAATAGGATAGGTTAATGATCAATGACTTCTTTGTAGTTACTGATCTAATGTGTTATCTTTGCACTTTGCTGCGTCTGCAATCATGTAATTGGTGTTCTTTGCTTTAAGTCTTGTAGCCTTTTAGTTACAGCTCCACTGGCCATGCTAACTCTCTCTCAAACCAGATAAATAATTGGTCATTTTTTGACAACTTTCATGCAGCCGTATTGTTTATGGAAAGAGAGTCCATTTCATTATGTGGTGGAGTCTTGTCCTACGATTAAGAATTTGTGGGTTAAAGGCTAAAAGCCTGAGTGGCACTTAATGCATAAAATGTTGAAGAGTAGGACTGTCTTACAACTTCCCTTCATGGAACCCTATTTATGTGGTTTGATGTTGTTTTCTTCATACTTGTCTTTGCATTACAGATTCCAAGAGATGAGGAAGGAGAGCCTCTATATGAGGATTTCATATGCAAGACATGCTCAACAATTTGCTCTTTTCTGACGCTATATCCTCAGACTAGATGGGCAGCTGGGAGGCAGAGAGGTGACGCTATTGTAAATAATGTTAAGGATAAAAATGGGTTAGAAGATATATCTTCAGCTTGTGGATCTGGAAAGCTTGAGAATGATGCTTGTTCTCAGGTTTCTGGAGAGGATAATGCAGTGGCTGATGCTAATAGTGATTCAGTGCCTGTTGCTGAGGCATCTGTTATTGGAGAGAGCTCTGAGAAGAATATAGGTTCAAATCAAAACACAAAAGATGGCAACCGTCAGACTACTTGTGTTCTTGGAGTTGATACAGTATCTACTCTGCCTGTTTTGGAAAATAAATCGCTGTTTCTTTCCAAAAATTGGAGGGATATCCTCTGCAGATGTGAAAGATGCTTAGATATGTACAATCAGAAGCACATAAGTTATCTGCTTGACAAGGAGGACTCAATTGCTGAGTATGAGAAAATGGCAAAGCAGAAGAGGGAAGAAAAGTTGCAGCAGCAGGACGGTGATGAGCTGAGCCTTTTCAACAAACTGGGTCATGTAGAGAAGATGGAGATATTGAATGGCATTGCAGACTTTAAGGAGGAGTTTCGAACTTTTCTGGTATTTCCTGATAACATTCCTTCACTGTGTGGTTGTTTGCAATGTTGCAAAGGAAGGCTTGAAGTTAGCTATCTTTCTGTTGCTATTTCATACTTTTACCTGTATTTCCTGATGTAAATATACTTATGTCATATTGTGAAACTGTATTCTGCAGGAGTCGTTTGACACATCAAAAACGATCACATCATCTGATGTCCACCAGATATTTGAAAATCTTGCTAAAAAGCGCCGGCGTGCACAGTGAGTTGTCTGTTAGTTTCTCATGTTTTACATGTGGCCTCTTCTTTAGCTGGGCTAGGAGCTGAACCTTTCTAGAACATACAGAAATTTGAAAAGGCGTTCTGTTTTAAAGTAAGAATGCTCCAGTTGTATGGACCATCTTGTCTTGTAGAGTTTTGTGTTTATTCACCTTAAATTCAACTTGGATTTCCGTATTTACATGCTGGAATAATGTAATTTTTGGAGTTGGTGAATACTTCGatatgttgaattatgttgtctatCACCATGTGATTCGGAGGCCAGGAACTGGTCAATTTTAGCCTGCCTCGCTACAATAGTTTTGCAATGGTTACTGATCGAGGCAAATATCATACAAGGAAGATAAAGTTTTTAATCCGGTGGTGCTATGTTCTTGAATCTTGAGAATTAATATTTGCATAATGTGCCTTGTCTCCTGGTAGAAGGATTACTTGGCAAAACAGTAACGAGTACGACCATGGTCACTTTTTAATTGTGGTCGGTCAATAAGGTACGTGGATCTAAACATTCATTTCCAAACATGGATTGTCTTGTCTTTCCTGATGCAGGATGCCATCTTTTTTCCCTTCTTTGTATCTTCCCTCCCCTTCCGGCCCACAATTAAATAAATACCTCCAACCCTCCTAGCCAGATATGGGATGGTCGATGGTGGTCACTAAAATCTaaatcctgattttctaattgattgaaacAATTATATTAATACAAAGTAGGATTTTGTCAAAAGAAGCGGGGCCTGGGTGGGTGGTTGTTGTCCGGAAAGAAGATTTAACATTGAGGTGTGGCCATGTGCCTTAACAGTTATGATATCTTGTTAAAATATAAACAATTATCTTCCTTACCTCAACGACCGTTCCTGTTCCACCGATCTTTGAAAGCGAAGTTGTATTGTTTTCTGATGGCGCGAAGCATAGAGAAAGCCAAGCCTAAAAACATTTTAAAACCAGAGACTGACGTGCTTTGACCTCGTCTATACCTCGTGAATGGAGCGACTCATCCTGACAGATGCATCAGAATCACTGGTTTACCCCCGGCGctttctctctatctctctctggaAACGTCATTTAACGTCATGATTAGCTCATTCAATCAACGCCTTCTGATCTCTCTTAAATCTTAATCCTGTCTTAATTATTTCGGACCAATGGCTTTCAACCGTAATCTTAAAATGTCAAAACTCCTATCAAGGCTTAATTAATGCAAGAAGGTAATGCTCTTAATGTTCCTCATCTTCAAGATACCTCCATAAACCATTACATCAAAGATTAGGTATGAATCATTCAGggcgaaaaaaaaaaaacctttttttcaataattcaaataaaaaaagcACAAGTCTGCAGTGAAGATTAACTGAAATGAGAGCATAGACCTGTTTGTGACTCAGTCCAAAATTCACCAGCAAGATTTTTGACTTTTGTGAGATGTTTAATTCTCCTCATCGAAAGAGAAGAAAATTGAGAAAGAGACAGCACCTAATGTCACAATGATCAACATCAGTGCAGACATTACACCAAAAAAGTCTTTTTGTTTACCATATCAAACCTTGATTATGCTTAATTTATACTAATGTTCACACCTTCTGCCTAGCTTTCCTACAGTTTATTACTGCTGCATTTTCCTCCTGCTTATAAGTTGAAACTCTAGCATTGTTTGTGTTAGGCCCATTGACTaatgtatattttttttattaaatatatgattaaaaaaaaaagatgcgACAACTGTTTTCTTAAGGTGATGATGGAGAAGATTTTGAATCAAGAGAGAATTATTTTCAAAAGCATTCATTAAAATCAGGCAGGAAGTGAAAGAGGAACAATAGCTCACCATAAACCTTCAGAATCTGTCAGGGAATGAGGTTTTTTAAAGATTGACCAGACAGCAACCTAAGCCCCTCCATTTTTCTATGCCAACTTTCTCTTTAAATGAAGGCTACTtttgaatgaaaatatttttttaaaaaaattattttcttttatttttcattgtttgagatatttaaaaaatttaataaaaaaaataaattattggttAAAAAAGATAACTtcaaaataaga
Proteins encoded:
- the LOC110637073 gene encoding uncharacterized protein LOC110637073, with amino-acid sequence MDGAFEDENDQTITINEYLNKVEAEELEADLVLGGDEGKECTYTMGYMKRQAIFSCLTCAPDGTAGVCTACSLYCHDGHEIVELWTKRNFRCDCGNSKFGEFFCKLFPKKDVENVDNSYNHNFKGLYCTCGRPYPDPDVEEQEEMIQCIMCEDWFHEEHLGLEPSNEIPRDEEGEPLYEDFICKTCSTICSFLTLYPQTRWAAGRQRGDAIVNNVKDKNGLEDISSACGSGKLENDACSQVSGEDNAVADANSDSVPVAEASVIGESSEKNIGSNQNTKDGNRQTTCVLGVDTVSTLPVLENKSLFLSKNWRDILCRCERCLDMYNQKHISYLLDKEDSIAEYEKMAKQKREEKLQQQDGDELSLFNKLGHVEKMEILNGIADFKEEFRTFLESFDTSKTITSSDVHQIFENLAKKRRRAQ
- the LOC110637013 gene encoding RING-H2 finger protein ATL20, which codes for MPVLTLFFFLSFLKICLTLQFCEDFCSPISPEVRFPFGLDGDGCGYPGFNLSCNERGQTILNLPRSGNFIVQSIDYQIQEIRITDPGNCFAERLLHNFSLSGSPFSTELNGAFSFLNCSSNFSISASLPSSARRINCLSNDNFTVVAMPTGLHGYLPPIPSCIVMENMVDVPVFWPRYPEGDSSLIWTTPDCGGCKLNGGTCGFKDAGSLDIGCFDLPSNDRGLPRSAKYGIIIGVGIPALMCIIGLGCYLCGRVRNYSRSHQSSSEVTIALANPPSILIGGLDGPTIESYPKTLLGESRRLPKPNDSTCPICLSEYQPKETLRTIPECNHYFHADCIDEWLKMNPTCPLCRNSPEVSSTATTPSLPSSASSSSLSARR